The window CGCCTGCGCGACACCGAGCGGGCAGAGGTCTTCGACGCGTTCGGCCCGGACGAGAACATGCAGCTCTACGGCCGGGGCATCCGCCGCCGGCTGGCGCCGATGCTCGGCGGCGACCGCGCCCGCATCGAGCTGGCGTACTCACTGCAGTTCACCATGCCCGGTACGCCGGTCCTTCGCTACGGCGAGGAGATCGGCATGGGCGACGACCTGGACCTGCCCGAGCGCAACGCCATCCGCACCCCCATGCAGTGGTCCGCGGCGAGCGGCGGCGGTTTCTCGTCCGCCCCGCCGGACGCGCTCGTCCGACCGGTCGTCAGCGACAAGGAATTCGGATACCAGACGGTCAACGTGGCTCGCCAGCGGCTGGAGCCCGACTCCCTGCTGTCCTGGTTCGAACGGATGATCCGCGCCGCGCGCGAATGTCCCGAGACCGGGCTCGGCCGGTGGCAGGTGTTGCCCGTCAGGGCGAGGTCCGTCCTCGCCGTTCGATTCGACGCCGACAGCGGGACCGTCCTGTTCACCCACAACCTGGCCGACAAGCCGGTGACCGTCGACATCGGCCGCCAGCCCGGGCAGGACGAGGAACCGGTCGAGTTGTTCGCCGACCACGACTACGCCCCACCCGGCCGCGACCTGAACGGTCTCGAGCTGGGCCGGTATGGCTACCGCTGGTTCCGCTTGGCCCGGCACGGCTGAGAACTCCCCAGGCCACCGAGGGTACGACGGGCTGTCTCGGGAATTCATGAGAGGTGAGCCCACAGGAAAGGGAGCCGACACCGATGCCTCTATGGAACGGACGTCGTAAGAGGAGGAAGACCGACCACCGGGTCGTGGTCGTCACCGGCGCCAGCGGCGGCATCGGGCGCGCGACCGCCCGGGCGTGCGCCGCCCGCGGCGCGTCCGTCGGCCTGCTCGCCCGTGGTGAGGCCGGCCTGGCCGCCGCCGCCGGAGAGGTCGCCGAAGCGGGTGGCCAGGCATTGGCGATCCCCGTCGACGTGGCCGACGCCGACGGCGTCGCCCAGGCGGCGCGGCGGATCGAGGACGAGCTCGGGCCGATCGACGTGTGGGTCAACGTCGCCTTCAGCTCGGTGTTCGCCCCCTTCAGCCAGATCCAGCCGGCCGAGTTCCAGCGGGCCACCGAGGTGACCTATCTCGGCTACGTCTACGGAACGATGGCCGCGCTGCGGTACATGAAGCCACGCGACCGCGGCACGGTCGTGCAGGTCGGCTCCGCCCTCGCCTACCGCGGCATCCCGCTGCAGACCGCGTACTGCGGCGCGAAGCACGCCATCCAGGGCTTCCACGAGGCGCTGCGCTGCGAGCTGCTGCACGAACATTCGAACGTCCACGTCACGATGGTGCAGATGCCTGCGGTCAACACCCCCCAGTTCTCCTGGCTGTTGTCCCGGCTGCCCCGCCAGGCCCAGCCCGTGCCGCCGATCTACCAGCCCGAGCTCGCCGCCCGCGCGGTGCTGTACGCAGCCGACCACCCCCGCCGGCGCGAGTACTGGGTCGGCTCCAGCACCGCCGCGACCCTGGCCGCCAACGCCGTCGCGCCGGGCCTGCTCGACCGCTATCTGGCCCGTACCGGTTTCGCCGGCCAGCAGACCGACGCCGCGCACGACCCCAGTGCGGCGGGCAACCTGTGGAAGCCAGCCGACGCGCCCGGCGGCCACGACTTCGGCGCGCACGGCTCCTTCGACGACCGGTCCCATCGCCGCGACCCCCAGCTCTGGGCCTCCCAGCACCACGGCGTGGTGGCCGCGACCACGACCGCCGCGGCCGCGGCGGCGGCGACCGGCTGGCTTCTGACACATCGCAAGGACAATTAACTTTCCGCTAACCGTCCGCGCACAAATCTGTGGCACGGACTCACGGATGATCACTAATCCCGAAAACATGACGAAATGCCCGGCCCAACTTTGTCCGGACCGGGAACAGTCTGTCGGCTAGGCCCGTTGGCGCTGGTCATGACCATTGCGGGACCGGTCGGTATCGCCGGCCTAGCCCTAGACCCGACAGCGGAACCAGCCGCGGAGATCGACGCCGCCGCCAGGCTGGAGGAACTGGGATATCAGACGCTCTGGCTACCGGGCGGCCAGGGCAACAATCTCGCGCAGATCGACCGCGTCGTCCGCGGCACGTCGACGCTGCGGGTGGCGAGCGCCATCATCTCGGTCGACCGGGTACCGGCCACCGAGGTCGCGACGGCGCACGCGGCGTTGGCGGCCGACCATCCCGGCCGGTTCGTCGTCGGCCTGGGCGGCGCGCACGGCCCGAAGCCGCTGCCGACGATCAACGCCTACCTGGACGCGCTGGACACCGCGACGCCGGCGGTGCCCGCGTCGGAGCGGATCCTCGCCGCGCTCGGCCCGCGGATGCTCGACCTGTCCCGCGGCCGTGCCGGCGGCGCCTACCCCTACCTGGTGACCACGGACTACGTGGCCGAGGCGCGCAAGCTGCTCGGCGACGGGCCGGCGCTCGCGGTGCTGGTGCCGGTCATTCCTCTGTCGGACCCCGACG of the Pseudofrankia saprophytica genome contains:
- a CDS encoding SDR family oxidoreductase; translated protein: MPLWNGRRKRRKTDHRVVVVTGASGGIGRATARACAARGASVGLLARGEAGLAAAAGEVAEAGGQALAIPVDVADADGVAQAARRIEDELGPIDVWVNVAFSSVFAPFSQIQPAEFQRATEVTYLGYVYGTMAALRYMKPRDRGTVVQVGSALAYRGIPLQTAYCGAKHAIQGFHEALRCELLHEHSNVHVTMVQMPAVNTPQFSWLLSRLPRQAQPVPPIYQPELAARAVLYAADHPRRREYWVGSSTAATLAANAVAPGLLDRYLARTGFAGQQTDAAHDPSAAGNLWKPADAPGGHDFGAHGSFDDRSHRRDPQLWASQHHGVVAATTTAAAAAAATGWLLTHRKDN
- a CDS encoding TIGR03620 family F420-dependent LLM class oxidoreductase; the encoded protein is MTIAGPVGIAGLALDPTAEPAAEIDAAARLEELGYQTLWLPGGQGNNLAQIDRVVRGTSTLRVASAIISVDRVPATEVATAHAALAADHPGRFVVGLGGAHGPKPLPTINAYLDALDTATPAVPASERILAALGPRMLDLSRGRAGGAYPYLVTTDYVAEARKLLGDGPALAVLVPVIPLSDPDAARELARASVGFFTTRPGYRRNFVRMGFDEADITGLSDAFVDGITVWGGLETIVARIADYQSAGADQVVLGLRLPPGGDPSSTTAWQARLAEALLG